The DNA region tcatgaaggtcctgatcagagatatgaatggaaagtgctccctcaagggatggctaacagcccaactatgtgtcaaattcatgttaataaagcaatccagccacttagaaatcaaaatcctgaactacaaatatttcactatatggatgatgtattgttagcacacaaagataaaaacacattgttggaatgttatgccacacttacaaatttgttaaaaaattataatctagagatagcaatagataaagtacaattaaattttccaattaattatttaggagttctattatcctcaaccatggtccgtccaccaaaaattcaaatacgagtagatcaactcagatcacttaacgactttcaaaagttattaggagacataaattggataaggccttatctaggcataccaacaggagagttgggacctttatttgatatcctaaaaggtccatcagatccaaattcaccccgcatattaactcctgaagcaagaaaggcattaaaaattattgaaacatatattgaaaatatgcatttggatagaattgatataagtttgcctttattatttattgtaataccaacaaaaaatattcctacaggagtattttggcaagatggtccgttattgtggatacatttatcttattctcctaacactattcttactaggtatcctgaggctgtaggacaattaatactcaaaggaataaaagcagcaaagggagtgtttggaatttctcccaataaaattattactccatatactatggatcaaattgatgagttagctaatgagttaaatacttgggcaataatcatgtgtaaatctaatgtttcatttgataatcacttaccatctaatcctttgttgtctttttggtctaagcatcctgtagtttttccaaaaatgacaagaaaaacccctatcatgaatgctccaaatatattcactgatgggtcaaataatggtacagcagcagtagttacccctgatcaaacttttacatttttagtacccaaacaatcagctcaaaaggtagagcttaatgcagttttacaagcttttgtgatgtttaaagattctgtatttaatttattttctgatagtcagtatatagttaatgctatagtatcccttgaagatgctggtaggatttccccttcctctactgttttctctttgttttctgctatacaaagtctaatctgggacaaaaaagattcattctttataggacatatcagagcacatacaggattgcctggagcccttagtttgggcaatgatttagcagataaaactacacatgacatacatattttctctacactagaagaagctacacattttcataaaaggttccatgtcaatgctaatactttacaaaagcattttaaaataactaaggaacaagctagacaaataataaaacaatgtcaaaattgtgtgacctttttaccacaagttaatcttggagtcaatcctagaggactgatacctaaccatatttggcagatggatgtcacacacttgccagaatttggaaaattaaaatatttacatgttacagttgatacttcttccggattcttgatgggctcccttcatgccggagaaaaaactaaagatgttatagctcattgcttacaaaattttgcgactgtgggtgttcctaaacagttaaaaacagataatggtcctggttatacttctacctcttttaaacaattttgctcatcatttggcattactcatataacaggaatcccatacaatcctcagggacaaggcatagttgaaagagctcatcaaactattaaaatgtacttattaaggcaaaaagagggaattggaaaggggtatatatccccccaaagataaacttaaaataaccctttttactctaaactttttaaatttggattcatcagggcttagtgctgcggaaaggcatatgtgtccaaaaaatgtacataagcctaaggtactttggaaggatattctaacaggacaatggaaaggtcctgacccagtgattgtctggaatcgggggtctgtttgtgtatttccacagggagaacagcagccgatttggattccagagagattaactaaggtcctgacccagtgattgtctggagtcggggttctgtttgtgtgtttctacagggagaacaacagccgatttggattccagagaaacTAACCAAAGTGAATTCTATGGaccaaaacaaaaacgaaaacaaaaaaaagtgatttgactcaaatccataacagctgatatccagagctccagtgtggctattcttgcatctgcgacagtgattaaccaggatgcttttttcaatatttattttattattgccttttcccacatcataaagttctattttatttttgagctcatacagacctaggttaatgtttttctgatcagttttattttttgactgtggagtttttaaacattgcaatggagatttcacctaggtaaagctacaaggcctttactattgtcttatatgttgtatgttatgtgcgcacacttctgttttgtgttgtatgtctgtatgtgtgtatgtccatatatcttatatgaggagcgctcatgaataaatggatccgaatttttttttattcacgtgattttaatggtttaatttagattgggtaaacggctgttgaaaattgttttaatatgtgaacaaataaagaggttaacagatctgtttgtttgctttcacctttccttctcattatatttaataattctgttcaggataatgtaaattgttcaaaaaattgttttcttaatgcctgttggaatgttacataattttttttcctagcatcatttccagaattcctatcttcatcccagtgccggtgaagacaaagataaaaccaaactacagcttctttggtagctatcacaacaaactgtataaactgatgcatcagtgaataataactcaacaagtaatgctcaatcaaggagtagatttactttgggaggaaatggacatattgacagattcctctactttgaactgcttgcagaacttgcctggactatgtatcacttgtatgcattgtgaactatctgttggtgcagcgaattgtggtaatgctggcatctttgctgatggtgtcaccggtggtacaatttttcaaaggagccctcaattggcttggtgtcatagcattttgcatcctcctcccttctactagtgatggtctaaaatttgggggccaacagagatgaggcaaagaacctcacccccccactggcaccaaggacaaatttgggggccaacagaggtgaggcaaagaacctcacccccccactggtgcaaaggcctatccacaagtatggctgtatgctggaccggtagtcagtgacgggtatgatccgattgcagtggtaccaacctaagacaggaggctgacgcctagaggtcagttcatctgatgacgggtaaggaccatatgttgaattggactacctaagccacaatacttgttgtttaattaaacagaaggggggagatgctgagagccacagccgagtctgtagggcccctggcattttgccaacagtattgattgacaggcaaggcgttaatatccgcctctgccgctactttttgagttctagcgctatttttgagttctcgcgatatttttagttctcacggggattccccgggagttcccattggttggtgaagtgcaggaggagggatttcccgggggagagatttccggctgggggttcctgcaagagcctcgtggcttttgggaggattccccaggagcgtgtgtgaggttttttcttgcagtaaaaaaaataaagtttgttcctgcttcagtggctcgtgatttgtgcccagccagactgtggcacgtGCCCTGAGCCCCGCATGCAGCGGACCCAGCCTCGACCACCAGAGCCCCCGACCGCGAGTCTCTTGTTTCTTAACCTCCCCGGGACCCCTATCCAGTGACCCCCAGGCCCAGCACCAACCCAGACTCCCCTGATGCGCCCTTGCCGCCAAGTCCACGGCCCTCCGCTCCCAAGCCACGTCCAGGCCCATTGAACCCCCGTCCCTGTCTCTTCAGCTGCCGCGCCGGTGTGCACAGGTCCCCACAGGGCTGCCTGCGCCCAGACGCTATGGGCAGGTGTCACTGAGAAGTGTCAGGACCTGAGGCCACACGCCTGACGCACACTTGGCGGATAGGAGCGGGGGTTGTGCTCGGAGTCATCCGAGGACGTGAAGGTTCTCCACTCAGCAAATAGAGTCTTCTGGGAGAGATTCCCAGCCTTTAGCGGGAGACTCAAGGGTACTCAGGAGGGCCTCCAGCTTGGAAGTGCCGCTGGAGGACCAGCAAGGTTTGCACAAGGCTAAATGGCTGACAGGAGGCAGCGGTCAGAGTGGACCAAAGCTGCTGGCGTTTTGTGTGTCCGTCAGGGAATGGAGAGAATCATAGGTCAAATCTAGGGCActccagtgccagtgaagaccaGTGCCCAAGCACAACCGAAGAGAGGGATGAGGTTTCAGATGTAATTggattatttccttaaaaaacacaaaaattttaaatggagcACACGAAAGTATTAAACAGCTAATGCAGTTTTCCTTTGGGAAACAGCATGCTTAATATCAGCTATGGCCGGGGTGAAGCTGTAAAGGATTTAAGTTGGCATTGCCTTCTAAAGACACAATCTGAAATTGTCTCATTAATTTCTATTTACCTGGGATGCCAGCCTCTGAAGTGAATTCACCGTCTGGTTCTCAAGGAGGCCTGGGCAGCCCATTTGGGGACTCTGGCTGTCAGTGCAGGCAGTAACGCGCTGGACAGGCAGATTCACAGCGGTGAGCAGAGCCGCTCAAGTGTGGGCAGAGCATCTGTTTCTTACTCTTTACTGTTGAGCCCCTGTCCTGAATGCAGTGAATGTGCTGTGCACATTTTGCTCACCAGCTTAACTAGCGTCTACAGTAGTGCCTGATGTGTGTGCCTCCCAAACTATTTGTAAAGGATGGACCCAAGAATGCAGTGAGGGATTCCACTGTGAGGCAACTTTATACCAAAAAGGACTCACTGTCTCTAACCTGGATATTGTCTTTATTGGATCAAAACTGAACTGAGCATGGGAGAGATGTCAAGGGCCCCCATTCCCCAGAGACTGgcaaggaacaaaaataaatcacCTCTCATTTAGCATGTCAAAGGAGCCAGCATCTCTGAAATCACAGCAACTCTGGGGCCTGTGGACCAATGAAAGGGTGCTTCTTCAAGATATCAAAGGGATCTCTCTCCTTgactgtggggagccactctcacacgtgatcgggtgcctcccgttgagggtctgaggcactttggcacaagtcgaagtttttcccggccctctcctgatgagagagcccatccgtgtgggggtgtgcctgaccactgaccccggggacccaatcgctgatcctgaccttggagtgcagccacccctcaaccttcattggatggaattctcccctgaatctcttgttccctaataaaaggctactccccggcatgctcactctctctctcctgctagccctgagtaatccttgctgccctgctgggcggctagaggagcgaaccagagaggggagccgtctcggacctagcaatagaattaaggtaattgagtcttgtgtttttatttcgatctcgtctaactaactttatgcctagaacctcattaatgaaaccactgcgcaggccgcgtggtagacttGACCCCTCTCACACACCGCTGTCCTGTGTTTTGTGACTTTGTTCCTCTAATCCTTTAACTGGGTGCATTCTGTGACTTGAGTAAAggtggtgctaggattgaactcggggccttgtgcatgcaaaacgtgctctaacactgagctacactcccagccccattGTGGATTCTATGGTCTGCTCCTTTTACGTTATGCCAGATGCAAGTCactattaagatttttattttttaagtttgtggGGAAAATGATGATCCTTAGAATTTCTCCATTAGGCCCTTTCCTTCCACAACATTTTGATTAATCCATGAAGTCATTCATGCACCCTCATCCATCTCTCAAGTCTacaattcatttctattttgttaagTACTGGGGAACTTACAATTATCTCCAAAGTATAAAGGAATCTATGTATTcgtaaaaatatgaacattttaaaaaagcattcatACCTTGCTTCATGTGAGTACAACTAAATCATCTGTCCTCCACAACTCCGCCCCTTTTCAACCAGTGTTTACAACCGCTGACCACACATGCTGGAGGGTAAAACTGCTATGTGCACAGGACCCACCTTAAAAGAAATGCTCATTTAAAACCAGCAAGCGCTGACAGACATGGTGGCACTCggctgtaatcccaatgacccaaggctgaggcaggaggattacagattcaaggccagctttgtgAATTTAGCAAGAGcccctctcaaaacaaaaagggatagggatgtggctcagtaatagagcaccctggagtttgattcccagtacaaacaaaaaatagacaGGGGTTTTGTTTCCTTCATCACCGCCATCACCTACTTTCTGCAACAGCACCAACAAAAGCAAATAGTTAGCATTTTTCTGTGTGGTGTGTTTATCAAAAATAACACAAACCACAGGGTTAGGATAATAACTGCATCCTGGGTTCAGAGTGAGGCTGGTTAGTCATGTGGTTTGAACTTCATTCCCCCTAGTGGTATTTAAATACATTGTTTCTTTTATAACCAAAAAAGTGTAAAGGTAATCATAATGATCCTGGGTAGAAAAAGAAGACTTGCGCCAGTAAAAAGGGAGATAAGTTGCATTATAACTTTAACACAAATCACCTCCTTTTAATGAAGGAGCCACTGACAGTTTGACTAAGGTACACTGTCCTAAAATGCACTGTTATCTCTTGTAAAATATTAGACTTCTGATGCAAATCTCTATTCTTCATCTTCCCAGGTTTATTTGCTTCAAGTATTCTCTGATATTTTACTGAAGATGTTTCAAGTGTTCACTTTTACTTCTATGTTTTCCTCTGATAACATGATACAGAATGTACCATGAGCAACCCTGCCACCTTCACTGCCTTCAAAGGTCTTCCAACCATTTTTTCTTTGCATGACACCTACAGAGATCTTTCTTTTGGGCAAGGACTTCTCCATGGTCATTATATTTCTACCACCTTTGAGCTCACTAATCTGTGACCATTGATAATAAGGTTTATCTTCCCATAAATGATTTATTCAGCAAGCATTCATACTATTTTTTCCCCATCATACTGACAGCTATATAATGAGCTATATTTCTCAAGGGTTTTCTATCTTCAATGCATCATGATTTACTCCTGTGTGATTTTTGTGACATAAAACGTGATGTAATTGATCACTGAAAGCACTATCACATTCATTGCATTCATAAGATTTCTTTTCTATGCAAGGTCTAGTCTCTGCTGAGGGTGAATGTCTGACATCTGGCTGTCCCACAATAGCTATGCTCCTATCTGCTTGGAGCTCACTGTTGCCCAATGAAGTCTGAGTTGCCACAGAAGGAATCTGCATAGTCTCCATGCTAACAAGACTCTCCTCCTGCATGGGATCATTTGTATGCGATGAGCTGCAActctttgagaaattattttctagCTTGACTGAATCAACCTGTTTCTCTCTTGCATGCAGAATTCCCTTATGATAAACAAGGCATGACAGGTGGGAGAACGCCTTCCCACAGTCAGAGCACCCATAGGGTCTCTCTCCCGTATGAGTCCTCCGGTGTCTATTGAGGCATGACTTATTTCTGAAAGCTTTCCCACAGTCACCACACCtgtaaggcttctctcctgtgtggattCTCTGATGATTAATGAGACCAGACTTGTGTGAGCAGGATTTCCCACACTCGGTACATACAAAGGGAGCCTTTCCTGTGTGGAATCTCTGATGTGAGATCAAGCATGTTTTCTGGCTGAAGCCTTTCCCACAGTCATTGCAgacatagggtttctctccagtgtgaatacGCTGATGTATAAGGAGATTGCCCTTCTGGATGAAGCCTCTTCCACATTCGTTGCAagtgtaaggcttctctccagtatgagttcgctGGTGGACAGTGAGATTGCCTTTCTGAATGAAGCCTTTTCCACATTCACTGCATATATAGGATTTCTCTCCTGTATGGGTTTTCAGATGTGCATTGAGTTGTGATTTCCAGCGGAAAGCCTTGTCACACTCAGTACATtcgtagggcttctctcctgtgtgagttcTCTGATGTTCAATGAGTCTGAACTTTCTGGAGAACGCCTTCTCACACAGGCTACATGCATGAGGTTTTTCTCCTGTATGAACTCGCTGATGATTAATGAGACGAGACTTCTTGACGAATCCTTTTCCACAGTCACTACAtacatagggtttctctcctgtgtgaattTTGTGATGTGCAATAAACTGTAATTTCCAGCGGAATGCTTTGTCACACTCGGTGCATTCATACCGCCTCTCTCCTCTGTGAGTTTTCTGATGTTCAGTGAGCCGGGACTTTCTGgagaaggctttcccacacacaCTGCACCCATGAGGTTTCTCTCCTGTATGCACTCTCTGGTGATCTATGAGGCGAGACTTCTTGAGGAAGGCCTTCCCACATTCGATGCATACATGGGGCTTCTCTGCCTTTTGGGATCTCTGATGTGAATTTGTATTCACAGAATTTCCATATTCAGGAAATTTAATTTCAGTAGGAAATTGTTCATGCCTGGCATGGGGGAATGATTTTCCAACTCCATTAGCCTTGACAGGATTCTCTACTTCACAGCTTCTGTTATGGTTGACTAaacttaaatttgattttaatcttttcctgTGAAAGTCAAATATATCATGATTTTGCCTTAAAGGAAAGTTATTTGTTCTATGATGAATGATGTTTCTGGATGCACTGTATTTATGGCACTGTTCCAATTTCTTCTGACATCTTTGATTTCGTAACTGTATCTGTAGATGATCATCAGCTTTCTTAATTTCTAGGGAAGAGGAGAACATGTT from Urocitellus parryii isolate mUroPar1 chromosome 15, mUroPar1.hap1, whole genome shotgun sequence includes:
- the LOC113177517 gene encoding uncharacterized protein LOC113177517 — encoded protein: MLENCRNLVSVGCQASKPDALSKLLQGEPWTVEDEIHGQICSEIKKADDHLQIQLRNQRCQKKLEQCHKYSASRNIIHHRTNNFPLRQNHDIFDFHRKRLKSNLSLVNHNRSCEVENPVKANGVGKSFPHARHEQFPTEIKFPEYGNSVNTNSHQRSQKAEKPHVCIECGKAFLKKSRLIDHQRVHTGEKPHGCSVCGKAFSRKSRLTEHQKTHRGERRYECTECDKAFRWKLQFIAHHKIHTGEKPYVCSDCGKGFVKKSRLINHQRVHTGEKPHACSLCEKAFSRKFRLIEHQRTHTGEKPYECTECDKAFRWKSQLNAHLKTHTGEKSYICSECGKGFIQKGNLTVHQRTHTGEKPYTCNECGRGFIQKGNLLIHQRIHTGEKPYVCNDCGKGFSQKTCLISHQRFHTGKAPFVCTECGKSCSHKSGLINHQRIHTGEKPYRCGDCGKAFRNKSCLNRHRRTHTGERPYGCSDCGKAFSHLSCLVYHKGILHAREKQVDSVKLENNFSKSCSSSHTNDPMQEESLVSMETMQIPSVATQTSLGNSELQADRSIAIVGQPDVRHSPSAETRPCIEKKSYECNECDSAFSDQLHHVLCHKNHTGVNHDALKIENP